One region of Actinopolymorpha sp. NPDC004070 genomic DNA includes:
- the mshA gene encoding D-inositol-3-phosphate glycosyltransferase gives MLSVHTSPLDQPGTGDAGGMNVYVVELARRMAALGIEVEIFTRATSSDQPPVVEAEPGVRVRHVVAGPFAGLAKDELPAQLCAFARGVLRAEAAHDLGWYDLIHSHYWLSGQVGALAKERWGVPLVHSMHTMAKVKNAQLAKGDRPEPRARVIGEEQVVEAADWLVANTDEEARQLIELYDADPAGVVTVNPGVDLEVFAPGDTRSARRELGLPDDAAVLMFAGRIQPLKAPDVLVRAAAELLRTRPDLRRRLVVAVVGGPSGSGTSAPGKLARLTRDLGLGDVVRFVPPVRQAELARWYRAATLVAVPSYNESFGLVALEAQACGTPVVAAATGGLLTAVADDVSGVLVGGHDPRRWARVLGELLDDSGRLARLGAGGVRHAQGFGWAVTAARMLDVYSAALAPPERSVSMLG, from the coding sequence ATGCTGAGCGTGCACACCTCGCCGCTGGACCAGCCGGGCACCGGCGACGCCGGGGGAATGAACGTCTACGTCGTCGAGCTCGCCCGCCGGATGGCGGCGCTGGGCATCGAGGTGGAGATCTTCACCCGGGCGACCAGCAGCGACCAGCCGCCGGTCGTCGAGGCCGAGCCCGGTGTCCGGGTGCGGCACGTGGTCGCCGGTCCGTTCGCGGGCCTGGCCAAGGACGAACTCCCCGCGCAGCTGTGCGCGTTCGCCCGCGGTGTGCTGCGCGCAGAGGCTGCCCACGACCTGGGCTGGTACGACCTGATCCACTCCCACTACTGGCTGTCCGGGCAGGTCGGCGCGCTGGCGAAGGAACGCTGGGGCGTCCCGCTGGTGCACTCCATGCACACCATGGCCAAGGTCAAGAACGCCCAGCTCGCCAAGGGCGACCGGCCCGAGCCGCGGGCCCGGGTGATCGGCGAGGAGCAGGTGGTGGAGGCGGCGGACTGGCTGGTCGCCAACACCGACGAGGAGGCCCGCCAGCTCATCGAGCTGTACGACGCAGACCCTGCAGGTGTGGTCACCGTCAACCCCGGCGTCGACCTGGAGGTCTTCGCCCCCGGCGACACCCGGTCCGCCCGGCGCGAGCTCGGCCTGCCCGACGACGCCGCGGTGCTGATGTTCGCCGGGCGGATCCAGCCGCTGAAGGCGCCGGACGTGCTGGTGCGTGCGGCCGCCGAGCTGCTGCGGACCCGGCCCGACCTGCGGCGCCGCCTGGTGGTCGCGGTCGTGGGCGGTCCGAGCGGATCGGGTACGTCCGCACCGGGCAAGCTCGCCCGGCTGACCCGCGACCTGGGCCTGGGCGACGTGGTGCGGTTCGTGCCGCCGGTCCGGCAGGCGGAGCTGGCACGGTGGTACCGCGCGGCGACCCTGGTGGCCGTTCCGTCGTACAACGAGTCCTTCGGGCTGGTGGCGCTGGAGGCGCAGGCATGCGGCACGCCCGTGGTGGCGGCCGCCACCGGCGGCCTGCTGACCGCGGTGGCCGACGACGTTTCCGGCGTGCTGGTCGGCGGCCACGATCCGCGCCGGTGGGCCCGGGTGCTGGGTGAGCTGCTCGACGACTCCGGCCGGCTCGCCCGGCTCGGCGCGGGCGGCGTACGCCACGCGCAGGGATTCGGTTGGGCGGTCACGGCGGCGCGCATGCTGGACGTCTACTCCGCGGCCCTCGCCCCGCCGGAACGCTCGGTCAGCATGCTCGGCTGA
- a CDS encoding YbjN domain-containing protein yields MSDDPAAVIRATLADVGVDAEEPRPGSFVVQLPGEHKLRTTCVLNVGEQAVTVHAFVARHPDENHEGVYRYLLERNLRLYGVAFAVDHLGDIHLTGKVALTAVTPAEIDRILGTVLDAADSSFNQLLELGFAGAIRREWKWRTSRGESTANLAAFRHLIPDDE; encoded by the coding sequence GTGAGTGACGATCCCGCCGCCGTGATCCGGGCCACCCTCGCCGACGTGGGCGTCGACGCCGAGGAGCCGCGCCCCGGCTCCTTCGTGGTGCAGCTGCCCGGCGAACACAAGCTGCGCACCACGTGTGTGCTGAACGTCGGCGAGCAGGCGGTGACCGTGCACGCGTTCGTCGCCCGTCACCCGGACGAGAACCACGAGGGCGTCTACCGCTACCTGCTCGAACGTAACCTGCGGTTGTACGGCGTGGCGTTCGCCGTCGACCACCTGGGCGACATCCACCTCACCGGCAAGGTGGCCTTGACAGCGGTCACGCCGGCGGAGATCGACCGGATTCTCGGCACTGTCCTGGACGCGGCCGACTCCTCGTTCAACCAGTTGCTCGAACTCGGCTTCGCCGGCGCGATCCGCCGCGAGTGGAAATGGCGTACCTCGCGGGGTGAGTCGACAGCCAACCTGGCGGCGTTCCGCCATCTGATTCCAGACGACGAGTAG
- a CDS encoding helix-turn-helix transcriptional regulator: MKVRSIGTLGDYVREQRRNAELSLRQLADLAGVSNPYLSQIERGVRKPSAEVLQQLAKALRVSAEVLYVRAGLLDPTEGDGEQDISVEMAIHADPILSVRQKRVLLDIYSSFRREADEEETSEPERESTTQNRAVRHARQED; this comes from the coding sequence GTGAAGGTCCGGTCTATCGGCACTCTCGGTGACTACGTGCGGGAGCAGCGGCGCAACGCCGAGCTCTCCCTGCGGCAGCTCGCCGACCTCGCCGGAGTGTCCAATCCCTATCTCAGCCAGATCGAGCGCGGCGTGCGCAAGCCGTCCGCCGAGGTGCTCCAGCAGCTGGCCAAGGCGCTGCGAGTTTCCGCGGAGGTTCTCTACGTCCGGGCCGGACTGCTCGACCCCACCGAGGGTGACGGCGAGCAGGACATTTCGGTCGAGATGGCCATTCACGCCGACCCAATTCTCTCGGTACGCCAGAAGCGGGTCCTGCTCGACATCTACTCGTCGTTTCGCCGTGAGGCCGACGAGGAAGAGACCAGTGAGCCGGAACGCGAGAGCACTACCCAGAACCGGGCTGTACGTCACGCCCGTCAGGAGGACTGA
- a CDS encoding alpha/beta hydrolase has protein sequence MTGESRPAYVLTGSGSPTTVFAPGLGGSVEQTRPFGSGVRGTRAFLEANEKSGQHLTYADLAGDVRRIADELGAARAVGVSLGAGAILRLLATAPDRFERVVLLLPAALDRPRSARIATRMRAAAGDADRGDVDAVAAALRALQPASARDRADVVAWSRDRARALAGPAFARVLRAFADQQPLADRGVLTGCTAPVLVVGQDGDEAHPADVARETAAALPNAELVVFPPGGLLWEHRAATRERISAFLNAVDGSGGDSPGGDGPGAVGGLA, from the coding sequence GTGACCGGTGAATCCCGCCCGGCGTACGTCCTGACCGGCTCGGGCAGCCCCACCACCGTCTTCGCGCCCGGGCTCGGCGGCTCCGTCGAACAGACCCGCCCCTTCGGCAGCGGGGTGCGGGGTACCCGGGCGTTCCTCGAGGCCAACGAGAAGTCCGGGCAGCACCTCACGTACGCCGATCTGGCCGGCGACGTACGCCGGATCGCCGACGAGCTCGGCGCGGCCCGCGCGGTCGGGGTGTCTCTCGGAGCAGGCGCGATCCTGCGGCTGCTGGCCACGGCGCCGGACCGGTTCGAACGCGTCGTCCTGCTGCTTCCGGCCGCTCTGGACCGCCCTCGCTCGGCACGGATCGCCACCCGGATGCGGGCGGCGGCCGGCGACGCCGACCGCGGTGACGTCGACGCCGTGGCCGCGGCCCTGCGTGCCCTGCAGCCCGCGTCGGCCCGTGACCGCGCCGATGTCGTGGCCTGGTCCCGGGACCGCGCGCGGGCGCTGGCGGGACCCGCGTTCGCGCGGGTACTGCGAGCATTCGCCGACCAGCAGCCGCTCGCCGACCGCGGCGTACTCACCGGCTGCACGGCCCCGGTCCTGGTGGTCGGCCAGGACGGCGACGAGGCCCATCCCGCCGACGTCGCGCGCGAGACGGCGGCGGCACTTCCGAACGCCGAGTTGGTGGTGTTCCCGCCCGGCGGCCTGCTCTGGGAACACCGGGCGGCGACCCGGGAGCGGATCAGCGCGTTCCTCAACGCCGTCGACGGCTCCGGCGGCGACAGTCCCGGCGGCGACGGACCGGGCGCTGTCGGTGGCCTCGCGTAG
- a CDS encoding O-acetyl-ADP-ribose deacetylase, with protein sequence MSPRVVLLEGDITAQSVDVVVNAANAAMRGGGGVDGAIHRAGGPAILADCVRLFPDGLAVGGAGATTAGNLPARWVVHVVGPNWNAGQRDRGLLAACYRNALGVADELGAATVAFPAISAGIFGWPLDDAARTAIQVVRATPTRVVEARFVLFTTAAFGAFSQALDGGQGGGQTTGSDTGE encoded by the coding sequence GTGAGTCCCCGTGTCGTACTCCTCGAAGGTGACATCACCGCCCAGTCGGTCGATGTGGTGGTGAACGCCGCCAACGCCGCGATGCGCGGTGGCGGTGGAGTCGACGGGGCGATCCACCGGGCCGGCGGGCCGGCCATCCTGGCCGACTGCGTCCGGTTGTTCCCCGACGGCCTCGCCGTCGGCGGCGCCGGCGCGACGACGGCCGGCAACCTCCCCGCCCGCTGGGTGGTGCACGTCGTCGGCCCCAACTGGAACGCCGGCCAGCGCGACCGCGGCCTGCTGGCCGCCTGCTACCGCAACGCGCTCGGCGTGGCGGACGAGCTCGGCGCGGCGACGGTCGCGTTCCCGGCGATCTCGGCGGGCATCTTCGGCTGGCCCCTCGACGACGCGGCGCGGACGGCGATCCAGGTGGTCCGCGCCACCCCCACGCGGGTGGTGGAGGCGAGGTTCGTGCTGTTCACGACCGCGGCGTTCGGTGCGTTCTCCCAGGCGCTGGACGGTGGGCAGGGCGGCGGTCAGACGACCGGTTCGGACACCGGGGAATGA
- a CDS encoding alanyl-tRNA editing protein, with product MTTADFDRHGRTHRLELTDQSVREWDATVLDAGADEGIVLDRSAFYPGGGGQPPDEGVLLWGGVRTRIVGVRKGDDLALLPHEDDPIPPVGTSVRGALEDARRTALMRTHSALHLLGGVVFRDFGALITGSNMNPLEGRLDFNLDTLPEGFRDRITEAANTEVAADRAIEVRVLPRAEAFALPDIIRTATNLVPADVEVVRLVDITGLDVQADAGTHVASTRSIGEIEIAKVENKGRGFRRVRVRLRPEQAG from the coding sequence ATGACCACCGCCGACTTCGACCGCCACGGACGCACGCACCGGCTGGAGCTCACCGACCAGAGTGTGCGGGAGTGGGACGCCACGGTTCTCGACGCCGGTGCCGACGAGGGCATCGTGCTCGACCGGTCGGCGTTCTATCCCGGTGGCGGCGGCCAGCCACCCGACGAGGGCGTGCTGTTGTGGGGCGGCGTGCGCACCCGGATCGTCGGCGTACGCAAGGGCGACGACCTCGCGCTGCTCCCCCACGAGGACGATCCGATCCCGCCGGTGGGCACGTCCGTGCGCGGTGCGCTCGAGGACGCTCGCCGCACCGCGCTGATGCGCACCCACTCCGCCCTCCACCTGCTCGGCGGCGTGGTGTTCCGCGACTTCGGCGCCCTGATCACCGGGTCCAACATGAACCCCCTGGAGGGTCGGCTGGACTTCAACCTGGACACCCTGCCCGAGGGGTTCCGCGACCGGATCACCGAGGCGGCCAACACCGAGGTCGCCGCCGACCGGGCCATCGAGGTACGCGTGCTGCCGCGGGCGGAGGCGTTCGCGCTGCCCGACATCATCCGCACCGCGACCAACCTCGTCCCCGCCGACGTGGAGGTTGTGCGGTTGGTCGACATCACGGGTCTCGACGTGCAGGCCGACGCCGGCACCCACGTGGCGTCGACGCGCAGCATCGGCGAGATCGAGATCGCCAAGGTCGAGAACAAGGGCCGCGGCTTCCGCCGGGTGCGGGTGCGGCTGCGCCCGGAGCAGGCCGGCTGA
- a CDS encoding DUF6069 family protein, whose product MTEHPRPPVPTEERHLPEVDAGRLWAGGLATALVAALIVIVAAFVIQAFVTIPVVPPLGATHLGDMVTLAYALLAALAAIAATGLLHVLLVATPRPLLFFSWIVALTTVVAVVTPFLAAASRNSQLITAAINLVVGIAILSLLNGVGLSAVRRP is encoded by the coding sequence ATGACCGAGCATCCGAGGCCTCCGGTGCCCACGGAGGAGCGCCACCTGCCGGAGGTGGACGCGGGGCGGCTGTGGGCCGGCGGCCTGGCCACGGCCCTGGTGGCGGCGTTGATCGTGATCGTCGCCGCCTTCGTCATCCAGGCGTTCGTCACCATTCCGGTCGTACCACCCCTGGGAGCGACACACCTCGGCGACATGGTGACCCTCGCGTACGCCCTGCTGGCCGCCCTGGCCGCGATCGCCGCCACCGGACTGCTGCACGTGCTCCTGGTGGCCACTCCGCGCCCGCTGCTGTTCTTCTCCTGGATCGTGGCGCTCACCACCGTCGTCGCGGTGGTGACGCCGTTCCTGGCGGCCGCGAGCCGCAACAGCCAACTGATCACCGCCGCCATCAACCTGGTGGTCGGCATCGCCATCCTGTCGCTGCTGAACGGCGTCGGGCTCAGTGCTGTGAGGCGCCCGTGA
- a CDS encoding DUF2516 family protein → MYAPTTIVGYLTIALWLILLVMKAFALGDAVMRPAQAFPAVDKQTKPLWLILTGLALLIHLIPQFGSPIGLLNIAGTIAAAVYLVGVRPAVREVGGGRGGRGGGSSGGW, encoded by the coding sequence GTGTACGCACCCACCACGATCGTCGGCTACCTCACGATCGCGCTCTGGCTCATCCTGCTGGTCATGAAGGCGTTCGCCCTCGGTGACGCCGTGATGCGGCCCGCGCAGGCCTTCCCGGCCGTCGACAAGCAGACCAAGCCGCTCTGGCTGATCCTCACCGGGCTCGCCCTGCTGATCCACCTCATCCCGCAGTTCGGGTCGCCGATCGGCCTGCTGAACATCGCCGGCACGATCGCCGCGGCGGTCTACCTCGTCGGTGTCCGCCCGGCCGTGCGCGAAGTCGGTGGCGGCAGGGGTGGACGGGGCGGCGGATCCTCCGGCGGCTGGTGA